In one window of Leptospira sp. WS92.C1 DNA:
- a CDS encoding VWA domain-containing protein, with amino-acid sequence MDLKIQFRFSRIRIGILSILFFFGFLGLFQNCSSNTSSYYYSQKQIEYGDLNFHRHLKVNEYINAFPQDEIMVPEKQDLTLQVHSFAKKTISKENKNLIQIAVKTRFPNAEESKDIKALCFVLDVSGSMNQGSKLEDSKTALINFLMEMKTGDEFSLVLFSDNATTLIPPQKIDSDSRPKIISKVKEIRVVAGTNIEAGLILGYSEMTKFAPLSTKRLILLTDGISNVGVLTPKEIAAKAKVQYLEGSRISTIGLGYDVNQSLLRTLAENGRGHYYFADSAKTLTKIIRDDFETLVIPIAKKITLNIVPNPGYKILKIYGAPENTPISFEKIVLNLGELNANDWRIIVLEVSGNQGSYNPISAQLTYSHIKTNRSQTISAILSKEIQSSNLKVNQNVARNSVIFSNAISLIEIGKLAEANRYQDALDLVNLQINNNRVLAEIDKIHSIDQEIETLGKVQNILQSRIGFGNLSDPKSESSKKDKKSLWDFVRLGVSLTGKVIPGPWTIIAELFLVLVESEN; translated from the coding sequence ATGGATTTAAAAATACAGTTTCGTTTTTCTCGGATTCGGATCGGAATTCTTTCTATTCTTTTCTTTTTCGGATTCTTGGGACTTTTTCAAAATTGCAGTTCCAATACTTCCTCGTACTATTATTCGCAGAAACAGATCGAATACGGCGATCTGAACTTTCATCGACATCTGAAGGTAAACGAGTACATCAACGCGTTTCCACAGGATGAAATTATGGTGCCTGAAAAACAGGATCTCACTCTTCAGGTTCATTCCTTTGCAAAAAAAACAATTTCGAAAGAAAATAAAAATCTAATTCAAATCGCCGTCAAAACCCGTTTTCCAAACGCGGAAGAATCCAAAGATATAAAGGCGCTTTGTTTTGTTTTAGATGTCAGCGGTTCGATGAATCAAGGAAGTAAGTTGGAGGATAGCAAGACCGCGTTGATCAATTTTCTCATGGAGATGAAAACGGGCGATGAATTTTCACTCGTTCTCTTTAGTGACAATGCGACTACTTTGATTCCTCCTCAAAAAATCGATTCCGATTCCAGACCTAAGATCATTTCAAAAGTGAAAGAGATTCGTGTGGTCGCGGGAACCAATATCGAAGCAGGTTTGATTTTAGGTTATTCCGAGATGACAAAATTCGCTCCTTTGTCCACAAAAAGATTGATTTTGTTAACCGACGGAATCTCGAATGTGGGAGTTTTGACTCCGAAGGAGATCGCCGCCAAAGCAAAGGTTCAGTATCTGGAAGGTTCCAGAATTTCTACGATCGGACTCGGTTATGACGTCAACCAATCTTTACTGAGAACCTTGGCGGAAAACGGTCGAGGTCATTATTACTTTGCGGATAGCGCGAAAACCCTTACTAAAATCATCAGAGACGATTTTGAAACCCTCGTGATTCCGATCGCAAAAAAAATTACTTTGAATATCGTTCCCAATCCAGGTTATAAGATTCTAAAAATATACGGAGCCCCTGAAAACACTCCGATTTCGTTTGAAAAAATAGTTTTGAATTTAGGGGAATTAAACGCAAACGACTGGAGAATTATCGTTCTCGAGGTTTCAGGAAATCAAGGATCGTATAATCCGATCTCGGCTCAATTGACTTATTCTCATATAAAAACAAATCGTTCGCAAACGATCTCGGCGATTTTAAGTAAGGAAATACAATCGTCAAATTTAAAAGTAAATCAAAACGTTGCACGAAACAGCGTGATCTTTTCGAACGCGATTTCTTTGATTGAGATTGGTAAGCTCGCGGAAGCAAATCGATATCAAGACGCACTCGATCTCGTGAATTTACAGATCAATAACAATAGAGTCCTTGCAGAGATCGATAAAATACATTCTATCGATCAGGAAATTGAGACTCTCGGTAAGGTTCAGAATATTCTACAATCTAGGATTGGCTTCGGAAATTTATCCGATCCTAAATCGGAATCTTCGAAGAAGGACAAAAAAAGCCTTTGGGATTTTGTGAGGTTAGGCGTTTCTCTTACCGGAAAAGTAATTCCCGGTCCTTGGACGATCATCGCGGAATTGTTTTTGGTTCTGGTGGAATCGGAAAACTAA
- a CDS encoding acetoacetate decarboxylase — translation MVAKKTKKTVKKKSVGSPTSKSQKNVVSAPKFEKNHTLDRTGKLNASLSMDRNGKLNASLSMDRNGKLNASLSMDRNAGRNSGKKSKVTSASKSRGKHFPAPWKLNGEGFLFPLWAKKDYNREMGFFSDEDSKQYSGGLGSLMLVNYSTSDVGPYFELLYIPGNFKYKDRTYKRITRIFVSSQKSVEEGILNWAIPKERADFIWIQDGNLTKISVLRNGKEFFRATIATKGFSFPVSTKILPYSLLQKVSRGYLRTQFVGKGKGRIASIREIWSDEAVFPDVLKGGVFKTGVHSNPFELIFPIADKVD, via the coding sequence GTGGTAGCAAAAAAGACAAAAAAGACAGTAAAAAAGAAATCTGTAGGATCTCCCACCTCCAAATCTCAGAAAAACGTTGTTTCTGCTCCGAAATTCGAAAAAAATCACACGCTCGATCGCACTGGAAAACTCAATGCATCGCTCTCTATGGATCGCAATGGAAAACTCAATGCATCGCTCTCTATGGATCGCAATGGAAAACTCAATGCATCGCTCTCTATGGATCGCAATGCAGGTCGGAACTCCGGCAAAAAATCGAAAGTGACATCTGCCTCCAAATCGAGAGGAAAACACTTTCCGGCACCTTGGAAACTGAATGGGGAAGGATTTTTATTTCCTCTCTGGGCAAAAAAGGATTACAACCGCGAAATGGGATTTTTTTCCGACGAAGATTCGAAACAATACTCGGGCGGTCTAGGCTCTCTTATGCTCGTCAATTATTCTACGAGCGACGTAGGCCCTTATTTCGAACTTCTTTATATTCCCGGAAACTTTAAATATAAAGATCGAACTTATAAAAGAATCACGAGAATTTTTGTCTCCAGTCAAAAATCGGTGGAAGAGGGAATTCTCAATTGGGCGATTCCGAAAGAAAGAGCGGACTTTATTTGGATCCAAGACGGTAATCTCACAAAGATTTCCGTTTTGCGAAACGGAAAAGAATTTTTCAGAGCGACGATCGCTACAAAGGGATTTTCATTTCCGGTTTCGACAAAAATTCTTCCTTATTCTCTTTTGCAAAAAGTTTCCAGAGGATATCTTCGGACTCAATTTGTCGGAAAAGGAAAGGGTAGAATCGCTTCCATCCGAGAAATCTGGAGCGATGAGGCCGTGTTTCCGGATGTTCTTAAGGGCGGAGTTTTTAAAACGGGAGTTCATTCCAATCCGTTCGAATTGATTTTTCCCATAGCGGATAAGGTCGACTGA
- a CDS encoding acyl-CoA desaturase encodes MVPILILFFAHWFGSIFVQTFFLHRYAAHAMFTMNPFWEKTFHLLTMILQGPSYLNPYGYAVLHRMHHSYSDTEEDPHSPHFSKNVFGMMIKTKHIYDDFAYDRVAPRSEFTRDLIPRWNAIDLLGQNWWFRIGFGSLYAFYYMAFVPDGQWSWYLLLPIHWLMGPIHGAIVNWGGHKYGYKNHSKTQDESKNMLPIDILTMGELYQNNHHGHPTSPNFAYKWWEVDFCFQIMKGLHKVGIINIKRDVWTAKGKVPVSKAA; translated from the coding sequence ATGGTCCCTATTCTAATTTTATTTTTTGCACATTGGTTTGGTTCGATTTTTGTCCAAACCTTCTTTTTACACAGATATGCAGCTCATGCAATGTTCACAATGAATCCTTTCTGGGAAAAAACGTTTCATCTGCTCACGATGATTCTTCAAGGTCCGTCCTATTTGAACCCGTACGGATATGCGGTCCTACATAGGATGCACCATTCTTATAGCGATACCGAAGAAGATCCGCATTCTCCTCATTTTTCCAAAAACGTGTTTGGTATGATGATCAAAACCAAACATATCTACGACGATTTCGCTTACGATCGAGTCGCCCCGAGGTCCGAGTTTACCCGGGACTTGATCCCACGTTGGAATGCGATCGATCTACTCGGCCAAAATTGGTGGTTTCGGATCGGTTTCGGTTCGCTTTACGCATTTTACTATATGGCCTTTGTTCCGGATGGACAGTGGAGCTGGTATTTGCTCCTGCCGATTCACTGGCTGATGGGGCCGATTCACGGGGCGATCGTAAACTGGGGAGGACATAAATACGGATATAAAAATCATTCTAAAACTCAGGACGAGTCTAAGAATATGTTACCGATTGATATCCTGACGATGGGAGAATTGTATCAGAACAATCATCACGGGCATCCAACCTCTCCAAACTTCGCATATAAATGGTGGGAAGTGGATTTTTGCTTTCAGATCATGAAGGGGTTGCATAAAGTTGGGATCATAAATATAAAACGAGACGTTTGGACTGCGAAAGGAAAAGTTCCGGTTTCCAAAGCAGCTTGA
- a CDS encoding helix-turn-helix domain-containing protein — translation MQNVICALQGAVLFVGKLPDLAFHSTVTPAAIAGLDTDIKKRIKGSSQWMTARCFVFDGTLNHETVLNGTVGILFADPGSEIGELLTKEAGPERLAKNPSWTGDLISTCWEILKTKPESYPAIFGKTFPFNRLSPTKNILDDNRLIYVLRQLIDNPEETVNVEKLSDAIGMSSSWLQHEFKNAVGLPLRAFRKWFRIKTAVIFLQQGATMADSAIAAGFYDQAHFTNVFREIFGISPSLVFSKGEPIHWYVQNEQIEKMLISLEK, via the coding sequence ATGCAAAACGTAATTTGTGCGCTCCAAGGCGCCGTCTTATTCGTAGGAAAATTACCGGATCTTGCCTTTCATTCAACGGTAACTCCCGCAGCGATTGCGGGACTCGATACAGATATCAAAAAACGAATCAAGGGAAGTTCCCAATGGATGACCGCACGTTGTTTTGTATTTGATGGAACGTTAAATCACGAAACCGTATTGAACGGAACGGTCGGTATCCTGTTTGCAGATCCCGGCAGCGAAATCGGAGAACTGCTGACAAAAGAAGCCGGACCGGAACGACTCGCGAAAAATCCTTCTTGGACCGGAGATTTAATTTCTACGTGTTGGGAAATCCTCAAAACAAAACCGGAGTCATATCCGGCAATTTTTGGGAAAACCTTTCCTTTCAATCGACTCTCTCCGACTAAAAACATTCTCGACGACAACCGCCTAATCTATGTTTTGCGACAACTCATCGACAATCCTGAAGAAACGGTTAACGTGGAGAAACTCTCGGATGCGATCGGAATGTCGTCATCCTGGTTGCAGCACGAGTTTAAAAACGCCGTGGGTCTGCCGCTACGAGCGTTTCGAAAGTGGTTTCGGATCAAAACGGCGGTGATTTTTTTACAACAAGGGGCTACGATGGCGGACTCTGCGATTGCAGCAGGGTTTTATGATCAAGCGCACTTTACAAACGTATTTCGAGAGATCTTCGGCATTTCCCCTTCCTTAGTCTTTAGCAAAGGGGAACCGATCCACTGGTATGTTCAAAACGAACAAATCGAGAAAATGTTGATATCACTTGAAAAGTAG
- a CDS encoding acetyl-CoA C-acetyltransferase → MEEAVILDGIRTPFGNFGGTLKDLSAVDLGVLVSKAILEKTGVSPEAIGESIFGNVIPTGKEAIYLARHIGLKTGLPLGIPALTLNRLCGSGMEAIIQAAKKIYLGDADAVLAGGVESMSNAPYVVRNARWGVRYGSAEFEDTLEQGLTDQYVGLIMGQTAENLADQYKISRQEQDEWAATSQTRAEKATAEGRLKEEIFSVTIGGKKPITLEKDEFIKGAAGAEKLGTLKAVFRDGGTVTAGNASGLNDGGAAAIVASASYAKKIGKKPLAIIRGYGHVGCDPAKMGIGPALAIPAALKKAGLKLSDMSLVEVNEAFAAQYLAVQKELGLDPSITNVNGGAVAIGHPLGASGARVTITLAYELRRRKAKYGVASLCIGGGQGIALVLENPEV, encoded by the coding sequence ATGGAAGAAGCAGTCATCCTGGATGGGATCAGAACCCCTTTCGGTAATTTTGGAGGAACTCTCAAAGACCTCAGTGCGGTGGACTTAGGAGTTTTGGTTTCTAAGGCAATCTTGGAAAAAACGGGGGTTTCACCGGAGGCAATCGGAGAATCCATCTTTGGAAACGTGATTCCGACCGGCAAAGAGGCGATTTATCTCGCACGTCATATCGGTTTGAAAACGGGACTTCCTTTAGGGATACCCGCACTGACTCTCAATCGTCTTTGTGGTTCCGGTATGGAAGCGATCATTCAAGCTGCGAAAAAAATCTATCTAGGAGACGCGGACGCCGTTCTCGCTGGCGGTGTGGAATCGATGAGCAACGCTCCTTACGTTGTGCGAAACGCTCGTTGGGGAGTTCGTTACGGCTCAGCGGAATTTGAAGATACTCTCGAACAAGGACTTACCGATCAGTATGTGGGTTTGATCATGGGCCAGACCGCTGAAAATCTCGCGGATCAATACAAAATTTCCAGACAAGAGCAGGACGAATGGGCCGCTACTTCTCAGACTCGTGCCGAAAAGGCAACCGCGGAAGGAAGACTAAAAGAGGAAATTTTTTCTGTAACGATCGGCGGCAAAAAACCGATTACATTAGAAAAAGATGAATTTATTAAAGGAGCTGCGGGCGCCGAAAAACTCGGTACATTAAAAGCCGTTTTCCGTGACGGTGGAACCGTGACGGCTGGAAATGCTTCGGGTCTGAACGACGGAGGAGCTGCTGCGATCGTCGCTTCCGCTTCGTATGCAAAAAAGATCGGTAAAAAACCTCTCGCGATCATTCGAGGATACGGCCACGTGGGTTGTGATCCTGCAAAGATGGGAATCGGGCCTGCACTTGCGATTCCTGCAGCTCTGAAAAAAGCGGGTCTGAAACTTTCGGACATGAGTCTTGTGGAAGTGAACGAAGCCTTTGCCGCTCAGTATCTTGCGGTTCAAAAAGAACTCGGGCTCGATCCTTCTATTACAAACGTAAACGGCGGCGCGGTTGCGATCGGACATCCGCTGGGAGCTTCGGGTGCAAGAGTTACAATCACTCTTGCATACGAACTCAGAAGAAGAAAGGCGAAATATGGAGTCGCTTCTCTTTGTATCGGTGGTGGTCAAGGGATCGCTCTTGTTTTGGAAAATCCGGAAGTTTAA
- a CDS encoding PaaI family thioesterase yields MDVSELLYHNVPGAIFTLKENCSLIEQAQNLIDQCHPGATNMKVLNVTSEISEADIPYAQINRALHGFMHGGCLFSVGDTLTSIMAFFHVENEKERTFTMDASIRYLRPIRKDTVRAKARLVQKNGKLLEYVCDFFNEENKRSAQAKYRYAIAEPR; encoded by the coding sequence ATGGATGTTTCCGAATTATTGTATCATAACGTACCGGGAGCAATCTTCACTTTAAAGGAAAATTGCAGTCTGATAGAACAGGCTCAGAATCTAATCGATCAATGTCATCCAGGAGCGACAAATATGAAGGTGCTCAACGTGACCTCGGAAATTTCGGAAGCGGATATTCCCTATGCACAAATCAATCGTGCGTTACACGGCTTTATGCACGGCGGTTGTCTATTTAGCGTCGGCGATACGCTTACTTCGATTATGGCGTTCTTCCATGTGGAAAACGAAAAAGAACGAACGTTTACGATGGATGCCTCCATCCGTTATCTTCGCCCGATCCGAAAAGATACGGTACGCGCAAAGGCTCGTCTTGTTCAAAAAAACGGAAAGTTGCTCGAATATGTTTGTGATTTTTTTAACGAAGAAAACAAACGTTCCGCTCAGGCAAAATATAGATATGCAATCGCGGAACCACGTTGA